One Acropora palmata chromosome 2, jaAcrPala1.3, whole genome shotgun sequence genomic window carries:
- the LOC141874481 gene encoding ectonucleoside triphosphate diphosphohydrolase 4-like: protein MVGRISIRWSILPSFLRPGVLSTSPDNSCTTTKKLFTHIFGTDSGPSRYAIVLGLAMVLFLGYMFLISDSTWNHSKTKRFISQDFYEHGINSHYHYGIVIDCGSSGSRVFIYYWPPHNGNPDDLLQIKQMKDSRGNPARMKIKPGISSLVDHPSQASSYLEPLLDFAAQQIPSDKHMETPLYILATAGMRMLSLADQESILDDLRVDIPLKYNFHFISSHVEVITGKQEGIYSWIGVNFELGRFDHSHESTGSTALNSSVSEVPRKSTVGSLDMGGGSAQIAFEVGKSVWVPSDLNAQVNLGCDSHQTIHNYNLYVATFLGFGGNTARDRYTELSITHNGTLEIDEFTKAFLDPCLPSDCTEQRTFKGKEYTFLGTGLYTECQKVILPLLNLSKPCPRQPCSFNGVYQPKIDYTKDEFYGFSEYWYSMNDVLRIGGQYSAAHMKQTVEEFCKTRWSVLESRHAKGLYPFADAHRLKFQCFKAAWMTTVLHQGYKFPQNYTKLRSAFYIAGKEVQWTLGAILYRTRFLPLREVQLRSQYKSSYHAFWSYVTELQFRVIFLVCSVTVLAAILLYCGRLRRMSKTSNLWQYDSSPVLYKVDILPISEKLPMR, encoded by the exons ATGGTGGGCAG GATCTCAATTCGTTGGAGCATTCTTCCATCTTTCCTAAGACCTGGAGTTTTATCGACTTCCCCTGACAACTCTTGcaccacaacaaaaaaacttttcacGCATATTTTTGGAACAGACTCTGGTCCATCACGTTATGCTATTGTTTTAGGTCTGGCTATGGTTTTATTTCTAGGATATATGTTTTTAATCTCTGACTCAACATGGAATCACAGTAAAACAAAACGTTTCATATCACAAGATTTTTATGAACACGGAATCAATTCACATTATCATTATGGCATAGTCATTGATTGTGGAAGCAGTGGTTCCCGTGTTTTTATCTATTACTGGCCTCCTCACAATGGTAATCCAGATGATTTACTTCagataaagcaaatgaaggaTTCAAGAGGAAACCCTGCCAGGATGAAGATCAAACCAG gGATTTCAAGTTTAGTGGATCATCCATCGCAAGCTTCATCTTATCTTGAACCACTGTTGGACTTTGCCGCCCAACAAATTCCAAGTGACAAACACATGGAAACACCCCTTTATATTTTAGCAACAGCTGGGATGAGGATGCTTTCTCTTGCAGACCAAGAGTCTATTTTAGATGACTTAAGAGTGGACATTcctttaaaatataattttcatttcatttcttctcATGTTGAAGTCATTACTGGGAAGCAAGAAG gAATTTATTCATGGATTGGAGTAAATTTTGAGTTGGGAAGATTTGACCACTCACATGAAAGCACAG GCTCAACAGCACTGAACAGCAGTGTATCAGAAGTCCCTCGCAAGAGTACTGTGGGTTCCCTTGATATGGGAGGGGGATCTGCCCAGATTGCTTTTGAGGTCGGCAAATCT gtTTGGGTTCCATCAGATTTGAATGCACAAGTGAACCTTGGATGTGATTCTCACCAAACAATACATAACTACAATCTGTATGTGGCGACGTTTCTGGGATTTGGGGGCAACACTGCGCGGGACAGATACACAGAGCTTTCTATTACCCACAACGGTACTTTGGAAATTGACGA ATTTACAAAAGCATTTCTTGATCCGTGTTTACCCAGTGATTGCACGGAACAGAGAAccttcaaaggaaaagaataCACATTTCTAGGAACTGGCCTGTACACTGAGTGTCAAAAGGTCATTTTACCCCTGCTTAACCTGAGCAAACCTTGTCCAAGGCAACCTTGCTCGTTTAATGGCGTCTACCAGCCAAAGATTGATTACACTAAAGATGAATTTTACGGATTTTCTGAATACTGGTACTCCATGAATGATGTCTTGAGAATCGGAGGACAGTACAGTGCAGCTCACATGAAGCAGACAGTGGAG GAGTTCTGCAAAACTCGCTGGTCAGTATTGGAGTCACGTCACGCTAAAGGACTCTACCCGTTTGCAGATGCTCACAGACTCAA GTTTCAGTGTTTCAAGGCGGCGTGGATGACAACTGTTCTTCACCAAGGATACAAGTTTCCGCAAAACTACACCAAACTTCGCTCTGCATTTTATATTGCTGGAAAGGAGGTGCAATGGACCCTTGGTGCGATACTGTATCGCACCAGATTCTTACCTTTGAG GGAAGTCCAATTGCGCTCGCAGTACAAGAGTTCCTATCACGCCTTCTGGAGTTACGTCACCGAGCTGCAGTTCCGTGTGATATTCCTTGTTTGCAGCGTGACAGTCCTGGCCGCAATTTTACTTTACTGCGGACGATTACGGCGCATGAGCAAGACTTCTAACCTCTGGCAGTACGATTCTTCCCCAGTGCTTTATAAGGTGGATATTTTGCCGATCTCTGAGAAACTTCCAATGAGGTGA